The Methylocystis bryophila genome contains the following window.
CACGCCGCAATCTATGACCGCAACCTCGGCGAGGGGTCGCCCCTCCGCTTGCCGCGCGGCGTCGACGCGCTCTGGAGCGACGGTGGCTTGGGCGCTCCCGCCTATGCGGAGTAATCGCGAATGTGGCCAAAATGTCACGCTTCCCAAAAATGCGCATGACCGAGCACGGCGAAGATTTTTCTGTCAAGCTATAGTCATGCGACGCGCTTAGCTCAAGCAGGACTCGATGAATGCGTCCCAACTTCGAGTGTTCGTATTCTACGTCGTGGGGAGATCTAGCGCCGTGAAAACCTCTCAGCCTCTTACTCTGGCCGCCACCGCGGCTCTGTTGGTCATGAACGGCTCTGCGCTTGCTGCCGATCTACCGTCGCGCAAGGCTGCGCCGCTGCTGCCGCCGCCCCCGCCGCCCGCTCAGTGGAGCGGCTTCTATGGCGGTCTGAACGCCGGCTACGTCTTTGACGCCAGCTCCCAAGTGACGCAGACGGCAGGTCTCCTGCAGCCGATATCCGGCGATCTTTCGCTCGCCTCGGGCCTACCCGCCTCGTTCAGCGCCGACAATAGCGGCTTCATCGGTGGCGGTCAGATCGGCTACAATTATCAATTCCTCGGGAATTATGTTGTGGGTCTCGAGGCGGATATCCAGGGCCGCGCATCGTCCAGCGGTAGGGCGACCGCGGTCATGGGAACAAACGTAAACACAATCCCGGGCGATTTCCCTTTCCCGGCCGTGCGCGCCACGTCAGTGGAGAAGGACACGAGCTGGCTCGGCACGGTCCGCGGCCGCGTCGGTTGGGTCGCGATGCCGCAACTGCTGCTTTACGCAACCGGGGGTCTTGCCTATGGCGACGTGAAGCTGTCGAACAACACGTTCCTGGCGCAACCCTTGTTCTTCGGCCTTGTGCAAACTGACTTCGGCGGGACAAGCGCTTCCGACACGCGCATCGGCTGGACCGTCGGCGGAGGCGCCGAGTGGATGTTCGCGCCGAACTGGAGCGCGAAAGTCGAATATCTTTACTACGACCTGGGCTCGGTGAACCTAAATTATGTGACGCTCTCGAACTTCGTGCTCGCCGGTCCCTTCGCTTATGGACCGTCTCTCGGCGTCGGGGCGTCGGCTCGCTTCAGCGGCCACATTGCGCGCGTCGGCTTGAACTATCACTTCAACTGGGCCTCGCCGGCGCCCGTCCTCGCCAAATATTGATCGCGCCGAGAGCGGCGTGTCAGGGAAGGATTCACGATCGTGTTGGGAATCCTCCCCTATCCGCGAGGGATCCTTGACCGGGCTGAAGCTCGGTGGAGAGGCCGTCACGGCGCTTTCGTGGCGTTCATGAGTCGGTCACGGAGGCGATCTTAGGCGGAAGGCGCGGGCCCTGCGAGCTCCGCGCCTTTTCTTTTGCGCGCGCCGGGAGAAGCGAACATCCGGAGAACATTGGCCCGTGAACGGCCGCGGAACGGACTCGCGAAAGAGCAGTCGAAAAATCGAAATTGTTCTCGTTTCGCCCCATCCGTCCATCGACGAAAATATTTTGAAATCAGTCTCTTAAATGGTCGGAGTGGCGGGATTCGAACCCACGACCCCTTGTCCCCCAGACAAGTGCGCTAACCGGGCTGCGCTACACTCCGACTCGGGCGTCTTATAGGGGGCTCGGGCCGCGCTGGCAACGCCGCGCTTGTTCAGCCATGACGGCATTACGATTTATCGGCGTTACCATTGAGATGTGAGCATGCCGTGGCCCCTTAAGGGGATGGATTTACGCCGACGCCACATCCGTCCGGCCGCCTTGCCTGCGGCGGCGCGTCGTTTGACAAAGCTTCACAAAAAAGAACAGGTGGCGGAGCCTCTCTTCCCCGCGGGGCGGGCGATTGAGGCTCATCTCAACGATTGACTTCGAGACGCAGAAAGCCCGATGTCCGACGATCACCGCAAGCTTCTTCGCGAAATGTTCGACGCCGCGGTCGCCGCGGCGCACCCTTCCGTCTGCCTGCCGCCGCATATCGCCAGGATCGCGCCGCCCAAAGGCCGCACGGTCGTCGTCGGCGCCGGCAAGGCCGCAGCGGCCATGGCGGCCGCCGTGGAGCAGCATTATCCCGCCACGCTCGAAGGCCTGGTCGTGACGCGCTACGGCCATGGCGCGCCGACCGCGCAGATCGAGGTCATCGAGGCCTCGCATCCCGTGCCCGACGCCGCCGGCCGCGAGGCCGCCGCGCGAATCCTGAAAACCGTGCAGGGCCTGACCGAGGACGATCTCGTGCTGGCGCTGATCTCGGGCGGCGGCTCGGCGCTAATGGCGCTGCCCGCCGAGGGCGTCACGCTCGAGGAGAAGCAGGCCGTCAATAAGGCGCTGCTGAAAAGCGGCGCGACGATCTCCGAGATGAACTGCGTGCGCAAGCACCTCTCCGCGATCAAGGGCGGGCGTCTGGCTCGGGCCGCAGCGCCGGCGCGCGTGGTCGCCTTGATGATCTCGGACGTGCCGAACGACGATCTTTCGGTCATCGCCTCCGGACCGACCGTGCCGGACGCCACGACGCGCCAGGACGCGCTGGCGGTGATCGCAAAATATAAGATCGAGGCGCCGGCCGCCGTGCTCGCGCATTTGGGCGGCGACGCCTGCGAGACGCCCAAGCCCGGCGATCCCGTTTTCGCGCGCGTCGAGAATATTCTCACGGCGACGCCGCAGGGCTCGCTCGCCGCGGCCGCCGAGGTCGCGAAAAAGGCGAGCTTCACGCCCTGCATTCTCGGCGATCTCGAAGGCGAATCGCGCGACGTGGCGTTGGTGCATGCTGGCGTTGCGCGCCAGATCGCCCTTCACGGCCAGCCTTTCGCGCCGCCCTGCGCGATCATCTCGGGCGGGGAGACGACGGTTACGGTGCGCGGGCACGGCAAGGGCGGGCGCGACGCGGAGTTCCTGCTCGCCTTGACGCTGGCGCTGCAGGGCTTCGGCGGGATCAGCGCCGTGGCCTGCGACACGGACGGCATCGACGGCAGCGAGGACAACGCCGGCGCGATCATGACCGCGGACAGTTTCGCGCGCGCGGAGCGGGCAGGGGTCGATCTCAAGGCGCTTTTCGCCAACAATGACGCCTATACGGCATTCGAGAAGCTCGGCGATCTGATCATCACCGGCCCGACGCGCACCAACGTCAATGATTTCCGCGTCATCCTGGTTCCGAACTGGGCCGGGCGCTAGATCACGCTGCATTCAGGCGGACTCGCCTGAATGCAGAAGACGTGATCGATTCTAAAAGTTTAGAGCGCGACTCGCGCGAAAAACCGGTTTCCACTTTTTCGCATCGCGCTCTAGACCTTCGGCGCGTCGCGCCTCTTTCGTGATAGTGTAGGCCCTCCCGGCGCTTGGCCGGGAGCGGTCCGTCACGAAAGAGGCCGGCGTTTTGCGATGTGGAGATTTCTCGGCCTTTGCGCGCTGATTCTGGCGCTGGACGCGACGTCGACGCCGACGCAAGCGGGCGCGCCTCCGCTTCCGGGCCCGCCCGCGCGTCCCTTCCTCGCCCGGATGAACGGCCCCTGTCCAAAAAAATGCCAATGGATCGCGGTGCAGGGCGCGATCGACAAGACGACGCTCTCGGTTTTTGACGAGCTCGTCGCGACGCTCGGCGACGCGAAGCCCCCCGTGTTCTTCAACTCAGTCGGCGGCGATGTCGCCTCCGCCGTGCTGCTCGGCGAGCGCCTTCGTAAGCTCGGCCTCGACACGGCCATCGCCGCGACCCGCCTCAATTCGAAAGATTTCGGCATTCTCGGCAGCTCACCCGCAACGGCGCCGCGCGCCGACGTGGTTGTCTCGGGGCGCGGCTTCTGCGCCTCGGCCTGCGCGCTCGCCTTTGCCGGCGGCCTGCGTCGCTATGCGCCGCTCGAGACCTCGCTCGGCCTGCACCAAATGCTTCAGCCCGAGCAGGATGTGCAGCAAAAGGTGGCTGTGTTCGAGCAGGGGGAGGTGAGCCTCAACGGGCAGGTCGTCGGCAAGACATCCCGCCTGGTGGGAACAAAGACCGTGACGCGGCATCTGCCGAAAGGAGCGCCGCCCGACGCCGTCTATAGCGCTGTCGAGGCCTATTTCACGAAGATGGGCGTCGACGGCCCCAAAGCCGTTGCGCTGATGCGCAAGATGCGGCCCGAGAAGATGGACTGGCTCACGCCCGAGCAGATCCTGGAGACGCGTCTCGCGACAGCGCGCAAGCGCGCCGACGCGCTGCTCGACTTCTGAAAGCAGGGCGACCCGCTCAGCTCGCCGCGCGGCGCAGGCGGTCGCGGATCGCTTCGCCGAGACCCTGTCCCGGGATCGGCGCGACGGCGGCGCGGGCGATCCCGCGGGCGTCGAGCGCGCGCAGATGCGCATAGAGATTGGCCGCCGCCTCCTTGAGGTCGCCCGAGGGCGAAAGATCGAGCGCGACGGGCTCGCCCCTGGCGGCGAGCGCGCCGCCAAAATCGAGCCCCGCCTCGCCCCGCTCCAAGGTGAGGGCGTCCAAGCGCAGCCGGGCGCGCGGCGCGTAATGCGACGCCGTCATGCCGGGCGCGAGAACGCTCTCCCCCGCCTGCGCGAGCTTCTGGCCGAGCGCCTCCTCGATCGCCTCGCGCGGCGTCGCGCCCGGCCGCAGCAAGGTCGCCCGCTCGCCCAAAAAGGCGACGATCGTCGACTCGAGGCCGGCGGCGGCGCGGCCGCCGTCGAGAATGAGATCGATCTGCCCGGCAAGATCGCTCATCACATGCTCGGCCGTGACCGGGCTGACATGGCCCGAGCGATTGGCGGAGGGCGCGACGATCGCGCCGCCGAAAGCCTCGATCAGCGCCAGCGCCGTCGGGTGGGCGGGCACGCGCAGCGCGACGCTCGGGAGCCCCGCGCGGGCGAGCTCGCAAACGCTTCCCGTCTCCAAGGCCGGGGCCACCAGCGTGAGCGGACCGGGCCAGAAGCGCTCGGCCAGCCGTTGCGCGGGTGCGGGCAGCGTCGCCTCGCGCATCGCGGCGTCGAGCGTCGCGATATGGGCGATCAGCGGATTGAAGCGCGGGCGGCCCTTGGCGGCATAGAGCGCGGCGACAGCGTGAGGCGAGGCGGCGTCGGCGCCGAGGCCGTAAACCGTCTCCGTCGGAAAGGCGACGAGCCCGCCGGAGCGCAAAATCTCCGCGGCGCGTTCGATCGCGGCGCTCGAGGCGGGAAGGAGAGCTGTCATGATTGCGGCTCCAGGAGCAACGCGGGCGGGGAGTTCAAGAATGGCCTTCCCTGATTGCTGTGCGGCCCCCTCCCTCACCCTCCCCCGCTTCGCGGGAGAGGGGGCGTTCGGCGTTGCGCGACGTCTCGATGAAGCTCGCAGTCTACTCCCTCTCCCGCGAAGCGGGGGAGGGCTGGGGAGGGGGTCGCAAGCATAGAGTGACGAAGGGGACCGGGAGACCCCAACTACAGGTCCAGACGGCGACAACGCAACTGAGGCGCCCGTTGCAGAGCGGCGCGGTCGCAGTGTAGGACACTTCCCTCCTGGCGGGGATAGCCGGGCCGGTAGCTCAATTGGTTAGAGCCGACCGCTCATAACGGTCTGGTTGGGGGTTCGAGTCCCTCCCGGCCTACCAATAAAATCAGTGAGTTATTACCTATATTGGTCCTCGGGAAGCCTGCTCCCGCAGTTTCCCCCGCAATCACCTGTGAGCTCGGTCTTCGCGACCTGCGACTGCGGCCGGTGTGGATGCGTCGGCGCTTGCCGGCTCGACTGAGGTTCCGGCGCTTGCCCGCCGATTGCGCTGCTCGAGCTGTGGCGCCCGGCCCAACGATGTGCGACCGGACTGGCGTGAGCATCGGGCCTCAGGGTTGTCGCGCTGACTTCGGCCGGTTCGAAGGGCATGCGCCATCTCTGACCGTTCGCGAATGGCCTGGACCGCCATCAGCGCCCGCAAGATGGAGCCGCCGCCCGAAAGGGGCGGCTGGTAGCTCGGATGATCGTTTTCAGGTGCGGCGCGCGCCGGCAAATAAGCCGGCCAGAGCCAAAGCTGCGAGGCCCGCGAGACCAACGCCGGGGACCGGAGCCGGAGCGGAAGCAGGAACCATAGAAGTTACCAACATGTGATCGCCGGCGGCGTCCGTGAGCGTGAAGGAAGCGGAGCCTCGGGGCCCGCCGGGGAGGGGTGACCAAAGATTGAAATCGCCCCAGTCGCCCCAGGCACAAGCCCCCGTGGACGGACCGTATGCGCAGCCGGCACCCACAGGCTGTCCAATCAGATTTTGACCGAGGTTCAGCGGGGTGGAGGACCAAAAGATTATCGACGCAAAATCGGAGGTGGTGAACGTTCCGCCGCCACCCTGGGGATCCGTGATCGTGACCGTGATGTTTGAGACGCCAGTATTGGGAATGAAGATGGGCGGGGCGAGCGCCGCAATTAGCGGGAACACCGAGTTGTCGAAGGTGATCGACCCGGTCGCGGTCGCCTGATTTCCAAAAGAAGCGCCGCTCCAGGTGATGTCGAGCGTCTCCATCGCTGCGAGGGACGGCGAACTGGCGCCGAGCAGCATGCCAACGGCCAGGAGATATTTTGCGGATTTCATGACAAGCGCCTTTCTTTGAAGCAATAGTGCGAGCAGACGTCGCAACTGCCCTTAATCGCCCTTGGCCCGAAGTCGACGCCAATAGGCCAGCAAAATCTTCCCTGGTAAATATGCGTAGGCGGCTCTTGGCAAGATTTCCTTGAGGAGTTGTGAACGTACCACACTGCCTAAACCTGAGACGAGGCTCGGGCCCCATGCATGCGAGCGGCAGACACGGGTCATTTCTGAGCTTTCTTCCGTCCCGCCGCGCGCCATCGGGATGGCGCGGGTCTTTCGTCAGGTTCACTTGCATGACCGCGCTCGATGGGCACGGATTGGCCACTGCATGACGCGAACAAAAGATAAATTTCCTGGCCGCAATTTCGGGCAAACAGCCTGATTTTAGGATAACGCCAATCTCGCGGTCGACAGTTCTCCGGCCAGCATGGGTTGTCGGGCCAGCTTGCATTGCCCAGGGCGATGCTGCGCCTATCTCGCAAGCAGCGAGAAAAAAAGCAGGGCCAAGAGGATCAGGCTGACGATCCGCCAAAAGGCGACGGGGTTGCGCTCGTAGAGCGGCTTGCGCGTCGGCGCGCGGGCGATTCCACGATGGACGCCGTTTTCGAGCTCGAATGCGAACTCCAGCACGTCGCCGTAACGCTCGCGCGGCTCGACGGCTACGGCTCTCAACACGGCGGCGTCGAGCCAGGCGGGTAGATCCGGTCTCCGGCTGCCGATAGGCCGCGGCTTGCCGAAGCGCGGCCGGCTGAAGGGCTCGATCTCGCCATAGGGGTAGTCGCCCGTAAAGGCGCGATAGATTGTGACGCCGAGCGCATAGAGATCCGACGCTTCGTCGCCCGGCGCGCCGAGGAAGAGCTCCGGCGCCATGTAGCTCGGCGTGCCGGGAACGTCCTCGGCGCAGAAATCCTCGAGCCGCGGCGCGCGGCAGACGCCAAGATCGATGAGGCGCAGGCCTCCGTCCTTCAACAGCATCACATTATCGGGCTTGACGTCGCGGTGGATGATCCCGGCGCGGTGCAATGTCGCGACAGCGCGCGCCAGACGCGTTGCGATATTGACGCCTTCCTCCAAAGCGAGTTTTGGCGCGCGCCGAAGTCGCGCCTCCAGCGTCTCGCCGTCGTAAAACGGCATGGCGGAATAGAGGCGCGTTCGCCGGCTTTCCTCTGCTTCGACGATTTCTCCGATGAAGGGGCTGCGCACGCGCGCCGCGACCCAAGCTTCATTGACGAAGGATCGCCGATAGCTCGCGTCGGTCGCGACGCGGGGATGCGGAAACTTCAAGACGAGCAGGCTTCCGTCGCGAAGGTCGGTCGCACGCAGAAGGCGACTGTAACGCCCGTCGGAAACCGCCTGCTCGAGGCGATAGTCGTCGACGATCTCACCGGGCCGCGGCAGCGACTCGATCGGCAAATCGGCGACGACGCGGGCAAGCGCCATTTCGTCGGCAGGCGGCAGATCGATCAAATCGGCGACGAGCGCTGTGGCATTGTCGTCGCCGCCCGCCTCCAGCGCCGCACTGACCAGCCTTTCGGCCGCTTCCTGCGGCGAGGCGGCCTCGGAAAGCAGCGCGCGAATCGACGCGTTGCGCAGGGGCCCATGCACGCCGTCGCTGCAAAGCAGGAACCGGTCATGCAGACGCATCGCATGTGAAGCGTTGTCCACGCGCAACGTCTCCTCGAAGCCGACCGCGCGCAACAACGCGTGGGACAACTCGCCGCGTCCGAGCACGTGGTCGCTCGTCAGCAGCTCGAGATCGAAATCTCGCAGTCGATAGGCGCGGGAGTCGCCAACATGAATGAGAAACGCCGTGCGCCGCGAAAAGATCAGCGCCGAGAAGGTCGTGGCCATTCCCGCGAGACCAGAATCGACGCGCGCCTGCGCGGCGATCCATGCGTTGATCGATTCCAGCGCGCGGGAGGCGGCGCGCGCGACGCCGAGAGTTTCGGGCTGCGCATAATAGGCGTCGATGAAACCGCGCACGCAAGTCTCGGCCGCCTCGCGTCCGCCCTTGTGGCCGCCGACGCCATCGGCGACCGCGGCCACAATTCCTTGCAGCGCGCCGGGACCGATCGGCCCCGAGGCGGTGGCGACATAGTCCTGATTCTCTGGCCGTCTACCCGCTTCGGTGCAGAAGCCGATCTCGACGCGCAGGCCGTGGTCGTAACGGGCGAGCAGCGGAAGTCCTCCGGCGGGATCAGAGCGAATTCCGCAAAAGTTGACAGACTTTTGCGGAATTCGCTCTGGCTTTTTACATTCTGGCGCGAATTCTTATCGCTCGAACGATTACGTTCGAGCGGAAAGCGCGCTAGATACGCGCGCCAGAAACGGCGCCCCAGGTCGTGCGCCAGCGCGACTTCACCAGCAGTAAGCCGAGGAGGCCAAGCAGCGCAAGCACGCCGAAGAAGCTGAAGCCCATGAGAAAGCCGCCGGTCGCGCCCTTCGAGAAGGCGAGCGTTTTGGCCAGAAAATAGCCGCCGAAGCCTCCCGCGGCGCCGACGAGCCCGGTCATCGCGCCGATCTCGTTGCGAAAACGCTGCGGCAGGAGCTGGAACACCGAGCCATTGCCCATGCCGAGACACAGCACGCCGAGAGAGAAGAGTCCGACCGCGGCCCAGGCGATCGGCGGCAGCTGCGTCAGAGTCCAGCCGGCTCCCTCCGCGGGCGCCGGCCCCTCGGGCATGAAGGCTACGGCGAAGTAACAGAGCGACACCAGGCTGAAGAGAATGGATAGCGCTTTGATTCCGCCGATGCGATCGGCGATGTGGCCGCCGACCGGACGAAAGCCCGAGCCCAGCGCGACGATGAGGGCGACGACGAGGCCCGCAGCGACGCCGCTCGCATGATATTGAACGGTGAAATAGAGCGGCAGCGCCGAGGCGAGACCGACGAAGCCGCCGAAGGTGATGAAGTAGAAGAACATGAACCAGCGGCTGTCGGGGTCGAGGAAGATACGGCCGTAATCGGCAAGGCTGCTCTTGGCGCGCGCGACGGGGGCGTCCTTCGCGGCGAAGACATAAAAGACCAACACCATGGCCATCAGGATCATCAAGATGGCGAAGACGGCCTGCCACCCCCAATTTTCCGCGATCGACGGGGCCAACAGCGTGTCGAGCACCACGCCCATGTTGCCCGCGCCGGCGATGCCCATCACCACGCCCTGATAGTGCGGCGGATACCAGCGGCTCGCCTGCGGCAGCGCGACCGCGAAGGACGCGCCGGCGACGCCCAGCGAAAGGCCAAAGAGCGCGATCGGCAACGGATCCGAGAGCCCGAACAGATAGACCAGGGTCACGGAGAACAGAACCACGACTTGCGCCATGACGCCTGTGATCTTGGCGCCGATCGCATCGGCGATCAGTCCGAGCGGCAGGCGAAAAAAGGCGCCGCCGAGCACGGGGATGGCGACCAGATTGAGCTTCTGCTCAACGGAAAGGTGCATGTCCTTGGCGATGTAGATCATCAGCGGGCCGAGCGACACCCAGGCCATGAAGCTCACATCGAAATAGAGAAAGGCCGATAGCAGCGTCGGCCAATGACCGGCCTTCTTGAAGTCTTCGAATTTCATTGATGACGGCTCCTTGGGTTGGTGCGGCGTGGGGTAAAGCGCCTCATTCGGCGTGCTCCAGGACAGGCGTCCTCTCCGGGGCGGCGCCCTGATCGGTCCTGTCCTTGAGAATTCGTCGGATCTCGGAACGGCAAGAGCCGCATCCCGTGCCGGCCTTGGTGAGACGGCCGACGGCCTCGGGGTCGGCGGCGCCGTGAAGCGCGATCGAGGCTTCAATCGCTTTCGCGCCGACGCCATGACAGACGCAGATCGTCTGGCCCGGATCCGCGAGACCCTCTCTTGGACGCCCGGCGAGCAAGGCGCGCGCGTCGCCGGCCTCCGCTTTCTCGAATTCCGCGCAGAGGAAGGCGCGCGAGGCGGCCACCGGCTCTCGCGCGACGAACAGGAGACCGGAAGGACGGCCGTCCTGGATGAAAACCCAACGCCGGGCTCCGCTGCGCGGATCATGAGTCTGGGCGAGCTCGACTTCGGCTTCGCCGCAGCCGATCAGCGCTCGCGCAAAAACGTCCCAGTCCCGTGGCGGCGTCTTGCCGGCGAGCTCGATGCGCCAGCCGAAGCGCGTGCGCGCCAACGCCCAATATCCCGCGCTGATCTCCTTTGGCTTCTTGCGCGTCAGCGCGAAGCCGAACCAGACGGCCGGCCAGGCCTCGATGCGCACGGCGCTCGCCTTCAACTCCGGTTGGCCGGATAGGGGATCGACATTTGCAGCAACCAGAGCGTCGACCCGCGCGGCCGCGGCGTGTTGATCGGTCCAATGGATCGGCGCGAAGACGGAGCCCCTTTGTTGACGATCCGTGATCAGCGTTCGCAGGATCACGGCGCCATGCGCGTTGGAGACGCGGGCGAGCCCCGCGGGTTGAAGCTTCAAGCTTGCCGCGTCCTCCGGATGGATTTCGACGAAAGGTTCGGCGACATGCTGCGAAAGCCTCGGCGCGACGCCGGTGCGCGTCATCGTGTGCCACTGATCGCGCAGGCGTCCGGTGTTCAGGACGAAAGGCGCTGCGGCGCTGGTGCGGCTTTGGGGCGGGCGATAGGGCGTCGCGACGAGCCGGGCGCGCCCGTCTGGCGTGAAGAAACCCCCGTTCGCGAAGAATCGCTTCGGCCGAGCGAAGGCGGTTTCGCCCCGGCGCCAGGGCCATTGAAACGGCCGTAAACTCTCATAAGCGGCGGCACTGATCTCAGCGCAGGCGGAGATGTCGAAACTGCGTTCTCCGTGGTTGAGATGACCGGAGAGGGCCGCATATTCTCTGAAGATGTCGGCCGAGACCGCATAGTCGAAACCCTTCGCCCCCATGGCGCGCGCCACGCTGCAGAGAATTTGCCAGTCCGGCATGGCGTCGCCCGCCGCAGGACCTAGCGCGCGCTGGCGCGAGATCCGACGCTCGGAATTGGTGACGACGCCGTCTTTCTCTCCCCAAGGCTGCGCTGGCAGCTGCACGTGAGCGAAAGGCGCCGTGTCGGTCTCGGCCATGACGTCGGAGACCACGACGAAATCGCATGCGGCGAGCGCGCGCTTGATCTTGTCGGCCTCTGGCAGGCTCGCCACTGGATTGGTGCCGATGATCCACAAGGCCTTGATCCGGCCGTCGCCGACGGCCTCGAAGAGATCGACAGCCTTGAGGCCGGGCTTGGCGGCGACGCGCTCATAACCCCAGAAGCCGCGGACAATCTCGCGATGCCGTGCATTCTCCAGCTCCATGTGGCAGGCGAGTTGATTGGCGAGGCCGCCGACCTCGCGCCCGCCCATCGCGTTGGGCTGCCCGGTGACGGAGAAAGGCCCGGCGCCCGGGAGACCGATGCGGCCCGTGAACAAATGGCAGTTGAGAATGGCGTTGACCTTATCGGTTCCGGCCGAGGATTGGTTGACGCCTTGGGAGTAAATCGTGACCGTGCGCTCTGTCGCGGCGAACGCCTCGTAAAATTCTGCGAGCGCTGTCTCGTCCAAGCCTGTCGCGGCGGCGACCTTCGTCAGCGACCAATCTTGTGCGGCGAGCAGGGCGTTGTCCGCGCCCTTCGTATGCCTGTCGACATAGGCGGCGTGGCGCCGACCTGTGCGCTCGAGAAAGCGCAACAAGCCCAGAAACAGCGCCACGTCGGAGCCGGGCTTGAGCGAGAGCTGCAGATCGGCGATCTCGCTCGTCGCCGTGCGGCGCGGATCGATGTTGACGACGCGCATGTCGGCGCGCCGCGCCTTCGCCTGCTCCAGGCGCTGAAACAGCACGGGATGACACCAGGCGAGATTGGAGCCGACGAGCACGACGAGGTCGGCTTCCTCGATGTCCTCATAGACGTTGGGAACAATGTCGGCGCCGAAGGCGCGCTTGTGTCCGGCGACGGAGGAAGCCATGCACAGGCGCGAATTGGTGTCGATATTGGCTGAGGCGAGGAAGCCCTTCATGAATTTGTTGGCGACGTAATAATCCTCGGTCAGCATCTGACCGGAAACGTAAAAGGCGACGGAATCCGGTCCGTGTTGCTCGATCGTTTCGCGAAAACGCCTCGCGACGAGATCGACCGCTTCGCGCCAGGAGGCGCGCGCGCCCTTGATGATGGGGTGCAGCAGACGGCCTTCGAGCGTCAGCGTTTCCGCAAGCGCCGAACCTTTGACGCACAGCCGCCCGTAGTTCGCGGGATGCAGCGGATCGCCCGCAATCTCGACCGCGCCGGAA
Protein-coding sequences here:
- a CDS encoding outer membrane protein, translated to MNGSALAADLPSRKAAPLLPPPPPPAQWSGFYGGLNAGYVFDASSQVTQTAGLLQPISGDLSLASGLPASFSADNSGFIGGGQIGYNYQFLGNYVVGLEADIQGRASSSGRATAVMGTNVNTIPGDFPFPAVRATSVEKDTSWLGTVRGRVGWVAMPQLLLYATGGLAYGDVKLSNNTFLAQPLFFGLVQTDFGGTSASDTRIGWTVGGGAEWMFAPNWSAKVEYLYYDLGSVNLNYVTLSNFVLAGPFAYGPSLGVGASARFSGHIARVGLNYHFNWASPAPVLAKY
- a CDS encoding glycerate kinase type-2 family protein, which encodes MSDDHRKLLREMFDAAVAAAHPSVCLPPHIARIAPPKGRTVVVGAGKAAAAMAAAVEQHYPATLEGLVVTRYGHGAPTAQIEVIEASHPVPDAAGREAAARILKTVQGLTEDDLVLALISGGGSALMALPAEGVTLEEKQAVNKALLKSGATISEMNCVRKHLSAIKGGRLARAAAPARVVALMISDVPNDDLSVIASGPTVPDATTRQDALAVIAKYKIEAPAAVLAHLGGDACETPKPGDPVFARVENILTATPQGSLAAAAEVAKKASFTPCILGDLEGESRDVALVHAGVARQIALHGQPFAPPCAIISGGETTVTVRGHGKGGRDAEFLLALTLALQGFGGISAVACDTDGIDGSEDNAGAIMTADSFARAERAGVDLKALFANNDAYTAFEKLGDLIITGPTRTNVNDFRVILVPNWAGR
- a CDS encoding L-threonylcarbamoyladenylate synthase; its protein translation is MTALLPASSAAIERAAEILRSGGLVAFPTETVYGLGADAASPHAVAALYAAKGRPRFNPLIAHIATLDAAMREATLPAPAQRLAERFWPGPLTLVAPALETGSVCELARAGLPSVALRVPAHPTALALIEAFGGAIVAPSANRSGHVSPVTAEHVMSDLAGQIDLILDGGRAAAGLESTIVAFLGERATLLRPGATPREAIEEALGQKLAQAGESVLAPGMTASHYAPRARLRLDALTLERGEAGLDFGGALAARGEPVALDLSPSGDLKEAAANLYAHLRALDARGIARAAVAPIPGQGLGEAIRDRLRRAAS
- a CDS encoding bifunctional protein-serine/threonine kinase/phosphatase, which translates into the protein MAAVADGVGGHKGGREAAETCVRGFIDAYYAQPETLGVARAASRALESINAWIAAQARVDSGLAGMATTFSALIFSRRTAFLIHVGDSRAYRLRDFDLELLTSDHVLGRGELSHALLRAVGFEETLRVDNASHAMRLHDRFLLCSDGVHGPLRNASIRALLSEAASPQEAAERLVSAALEAGGDDNATALVADLIDLPPADEMALARVVADLPIESLPRPGEIVDDYRLEQAVSDGRYSRLLRATDLRDGSLLVLKFPHPRVATDASYRRSFVNEAWVAARVRSPFIGEIVEAEESRRTRLYSAMPFYDGETLEARLRRAPKLALEEGVNIATRLARAVATLHRAGIIHRDVKPDNVMLLKDGGLRLIDLGVCRAPRLEDFCAEDVPGTPSYMAPELFLGAPGDEASDLYALGVTIYRAFTGDYPYGEIEPFSRPRFGKPRPIGSRRPDLPAWLDAAVLRAVAVEPRERYGDVLEFAFELENGVHRGIARAPTRKPLYERNPVAFWRIVSLILLALLFFSLLAR
- a CDS encoding MFS transporter, producing the protein MKFEDFKKAGHWPTLLSAFLYFDVSFMAWVSLGPLMIYIAKDMHLSVEQKLNLVAIPVLGGAFFRLPLGLIADAIGAKITGVMAQVVVLFSVTLVYLFGLSDPLPIALFGLSLGVAGASFAVALPQASRWYPPHYQGVVMGIAGAGNMGVVLDTLLAPSIAENWGWQAVFAILMILMAMVLVFYVFAAKDAPVARAKSSLADYGRIFLDPDSRWFMFFYFITFGGFVGLASALPLYFTVQYHASGVAAGLVVALIVALGSGFRPVGGHIADRIGGIKALSILFSLVSLCYFAVAFMPEGPAPAEGAGWTLTQLPPIAWAAVGLFSLGVLCLGMGNGSVFQLLPQRFRNEIGAMTGLVGAAGGFGGYFLAKTLAFSKGATGGFLMGFSFFGVLALLGLLGLLLVKSRWRTTWGAVSGARI
- a CDS encoding nitrate reductase, with amino-acid sequence MNVSSRVVQTTCPYCGTGCGVEARISPSGAVEIAGDPLHPANYGRLCVKGSALAETLTLEGRLLHPIIKGARASWREAVDLVARRFRETIEQHGPDSVAFYVSGQMLTEDYYVANKFMKGFLASANIDTNSRLCMASSVAGHKRAFGADIVPNVYEDIEEADLVVLVGSNLAWCHPVLFQRLEQAKARRADMRVVNIDPRRTATSEIADLQLSLKPGSDVALFLGLLRFLERTGRRHAAYVDRHTKGADNALLAAQDWSLTKVAAATGLDETALAEFYEAFAATERTVTIYSQGVNQSSAGTDKVNAILNCHLFTGRIGLPGAGPFSVTGQPNAMGGREVGGLANQLACHMELENARHREIVRGFWGYERVAAKPGLKAVDLFEAVGDGRIKALWIIGTNPVASLPEADKIKRALAACDFVVVSDVMAETDTAPFAHVQLPAQPWGEKDGVVTNSERRISRQRALGPAAGDAMPDWQILCSVARAMGAKGFDYAVSADIFREYAALSGHLNHGERSFDISACAEISAAAYESLRPFQWPWRRGETAFARPKRFFANGGFFTPDGRARLVATPYRPPQSRTSAAAPFVLNTGRLRDQWHTMTRTGVAPRLSQHVAEPFVEIHPEDAASLKLQPAGLARVSNAHGAVILRTLITDRQQRGSVFAPIHWTDQHAAAARVDALVAANVDPLSGQPELKASAVRIEAWPAVWFGFALTRKKPKEISAGYWALARTRFGWRIELAGKTPPRDWDVFARALIGCGEAEVELAQTHDPRSGARRWVFIQDGRPSGLLFVAREPVAASRAFLCAEFEKAEAGDARALLAGRPREGLADPGQTICVCHGVGAKAIEASIALHGAADPEAVGRLTKAGTGCGSCRSEIRRILKDRTDQGAAPERTPVLEHAE